A window of Rhizobium sp. CC-YZS058 genomic DNA:
AACGGACATATTGAGAATGTCCAGCTGATCCTGTTCCTTGGCCGCAAGGGACTGGCGGGCAGGCGAGGTGATCTGGAGAAAGTGCGGGTCGATTTGGTAAGCGCGCCCGAATCCACCATTCAAGGATGCAGCCACGGGAAGAAGTCGGAAGAAGCGGAAATCCGGAAGGTCTACGTAAAGCTGAGCTTTCGGGTGGCGACGAAGGTAGCGGGCACGCAGCATGTGATGGCTTGGTGAGTCGCCTTCGACCAGATGAGCACGACAGCGCAGGCTCATCCGGGGGTGGGCGAGGGGGTCGCCTTTTCCCACCTCGCCGACGAGAAGCGAGCACCGCGGATCGTGATGAAGCGCCCGCGTATGAGCCGCGAGACCGGAAACGAGCGTCACCGGCACGCCGTCGATATCCATGCCGAGCGCCACCCGGCTGGCATGGGGAAAGCCGCCGTCATCCGGCTCGAGCACCGCAAGGCTGCCGAAGCGCGCGCTGCGCAGCAGCCGTCGCGCAAGGGCGATGGCCTCCGCATTTGGCTCCTGGTAGACGGACGGGCTGTTCGACACGCTCTGACCTCGACTGCTCCAGACGCACACTATATTCGAATTTTCGAATATTTAAATAGGAAAGCTGCCGTGCGGGAACACGGTTGCGTGAGGACGCGGCGAGGGGCTGATCAGACAGGCCGGTTGCGGTGCTGCGTCAACCCTTCCAAAATATTCTGCGCAGTGATCGTTCCGATCATCATGCCGTTCTCCACGACGCCGATCGCGCCGGGATGGCTGGTCATTGCATCGAGAACGGCGACGAGCGGCGTTTCCGGCTGGGCGGTTCCGGTCACGCCGGCCGCCATGTCCGGGCGCGGTGCGCCGGGGCGCATCACGTCGCTTGCCGTCAGCATGGCGATCGGGTTCATGTGCTGAACGAAATCCGCGACATAGCTGTTGGCCGGGTTGCGGACGATCTCACGCGGCGTGCCGCACTGGATGATCCGCCCGGATTCCATGATGGCGATCCGGTTGCCGATGCGGAAGGCCTCGTCCAGATCGTGACTGACGAACAGGATCGTCTTCTTCAGCCGCCGCTGGAACTCGAGCAGTTCGTCCTGCAGCCGGGTTCGGATCAGGGGGTCAAGTGCGGAGAAGGGCTCGTCCATCAAGAGGATCGGCGCGCCGGTGGCAAAGGCGCGGGCAAGGCCCACCCGCTGCTGCATGCCGCCGGAAAGCTCCTGCACCTTGCGCTTTGACCATTTGGCGAGATTGACGAGCTCGAGCTGCTCGCCCACCCGCCGCTTGCGCTCCGCCTCGCTGACACCGGCGAGCTCCAGGCCGAAACCCACATTGTCCTCCACCGTGCGCCAGGGCAGCAGGGCGAATTGCTGGAAGACCATGGAGACCGTGTGCATGCGGAAATCGCGCAGCGCCTTGGGGCCGGCCGTGTAGGGATTGATCGGCCCGTTCGGTGTGCGCACCTCCACCTGGCCGCGCACCACCGGGGCAAGCCCGTTGACCGCGCGCAGCAGGGTCGACTTGCCGGAACCGGAGAGCCCCATCAGCACCAGGATCTCGCCCTCGCGGATCGAGAGCGTCGCATCGGCAACGCCGAGCACCAGGCCCGTCGCGGCGCCGATCTCGTCACGTGTGCGGCCCTGGTCGATGAGGGACAGCGCCCGATCCGGCTTGTTGCCGAACACGATATCGACATTGCGGAAGGAAACCGCTTCGCTCATGCGCCTTCTCCTTCATCCGCCACGCGGAACAGCCGGTCGAGAATGATGGCGAGGATGACGATGCAGAGCCCGGCCTCGAAGCCCTTCGCCACATTGACGGTGTTCAGCGCCCGCAGGACGGGCACGCCGAGACCGTTGGCGCCGACAAGGGCGGCGATGACCACCATCGACAGCGACAGCATGATGGTCTGCGTCAGCCCGGCCATGATCTGCGGCGCGGCGAAAGGCAGTTCGATCTTGCGCAGCACCTGCGAGGAGGTGGCGCCGAAGGAGACTGCGGCTTCCACCAGCGCCGGCGGCGTGGAGATGATGCCGAGCCGGGTGAGGCGGATGGGGGCGGGGATGGCGAAGATCACCGTGGCGATGAGGCCCGGGACCATGCCGAGACCGAACAGGATCAGCGCCGGAATGAGATAGACGAAGGTGGGGATCGTCTGCATGAGGTCGAGGACCGGCCGCAGGAACGCATAGAACCAGGGCCGGCGCGCCGCCGCAATGCCGAGCGGAATGCCGACCGCCATGGAGACGGCGCTTGCCGCCAGCACGAGCGCCAGCGTTTCCGTCGTCTCTTTCCAGTAGCCCTGGTTGATGATGAGCAGCAGACCGAACAGCGTGAACAGCGCAACGCCGATCGAGCGGCGCAGCCAGAAGGACAGCGCGGTCACCAGCGCCACCACGATCAGCGGATGTGGGGTCTGCAGCACGACCAGGATACCGGCGACGACGCTGGCAAGGAAGGCCGAGAGCTGATCGAAAAAGAGACTGAAATGGGTCGTGAGCCAATCGACGAAGGCTTTTGCCCCCATGCCGATCGGAACGCGATATCCGGTCAGGAAATCCATGGACGATCATTTCCTTCGTGAGAGGACGGGCGGACGAGGAAAATGCCGGCAGGCTGTCATGCGCAACCGCGCGGCCGCACCACTATGCGGTCGCTGCGCATCATGATCCAGTCCGGCGAAAGTGAAAAGACGGGGAGGGCCCCGTCTTTTCTCGTTTCGGCTCAGACTCCGAGCTTTTCCTTGACGGCGGCCAGGCCATCCTTGCCGTCCATTGTCGTCACGCCGGCCAGCCACGGCGCCAGCACGTCCGGATTGGCCTTCAGCCATTCCGTTCCGGCCTGCTTGGGATCCTCGCCATCATTGAGGATCTTGCCCATGATATGGTTTTCCATATCGAGCGTGAATTTGAGCTGCGAGATCAGCTTGCCGATATTGGGGCATTCCTGCACGAAACCGGCGCGGGTGTTGGTGTAGACGGTCGCGCCGCCGAAGTTCGGGCCGAAGGTGCTGTCGCCACCGGTCAGATAGGTCATCTGGAAGCTGGAATTCATCGGGTGTGGTGCCCAGCCAAGGAAGACGACCGGCTTCTGGTCCTTCTCGGCGCGGGCAACCTGCGCCAGCATGCCCTGTTCGGAGCTCTCGACGACTTCGAGGCCGCCCATGCCCATCTCGTTCTTCTCGATCAGCGTCATGACCAGGCGGTTGCCGTCATTGCCGGGCTCGATGCCGTAGATCTTGCCGTCAAGCTCATCCTTGTGCTTGCCGATGTCGGAGAAGTCCTTGATGCCGAGTTCGGCGCCCTTGGCATTGGTGGCGAGCGTGTATTTCGCGCCTTCCAGATTTGCGCCGAGCGACTCGACCGACTTGTCGTCGAGATAGGGCTGAACGTCCTTCTGCTGTGCCGGCATCCAGTTACCGAGGAAGACGTCGATGTCCTTGTTCTTCAGCGACTGGTAGGTCACCGGAACCGAAAGAACCTTGATGTCGGGCGTGTAGCCAAGAGCTTCCACAATGACCGCCGTGGTTGCGGTGGTGGCGGTGATGTCGGTCCAGCCGACATCCGAAAAGCGCACGGTCGCACAGCTTTCCGGATCAGCGGCCAGCGCCGCGGTACCGGTCAGCGCCGAGGCGGCGAAGGCCGTCGTCAGCAGGAGGGTCTGGGTGAAAGCTCTTGTCATCGTGTTGTTCCCTTATCGTATGACGTCAGCCAATCATCAATTTCAGGTCGTTTCAACCCGCTTGATGAACAAGCAGTGTATTGAGACCGTGTGCCCACACGTCCCGTCTCGCGACACGTGATGTCGCATTGCCGTTGCCAAAGCGGTCCCTGCGAAAGAATCTGCTTTTCTGTGTGTTTCGTCCAGAGGGACTTTCGCAGGCGACGGTCACAGGTCATTGACCGACCGGTCGAGATCGGTTCGACGAACGGGGGCAGGGATGGCGAAGCTCTATTTCCATTACGCGACGATGAATGCCGGCAAGTCCACCATGCTGCTGCAGGCGTCCTACAATTATCAGGAGCGCGGCATGCGGGTGGCCGTGTTCATCGCCGCCTTCGACGAGCGGGCCGGGCGCGGTAAGATCTCCTCGCGCATCGGGCTCAGCGCCGATGCCATGCCCTTCCATGCCGAGGACGATCTGTTTGCCATCGTCACCCGTCTGCACGCCGAGGAGCCGATCGCCTGCGTCTTCGTCGACGAGGCACAGTTTTTGACCGAGGCGCAGGTCTGGGAGCTGGCGCGCATTGCGGACCGCCTCGGCGTCCCGGTCATGACCTATGGCCTGCGCACCGATTTCCAGGGCAAGCTCTTCCCGGCCTCGCAGACGCTCCTGGCCATTGCCGACGAGATGCGCGAAGTGCGCACGATCTGCCATTGCGGCCGCAAGGCGACCATGGTCGTCCGCCTCGGCCCCGATGGTGAGGTGGCGCATGAGGGGGCGCAGATCGAAATCGGCGGCAATGAGAAATATGTCTCTCTTTGCCGCCGGCATTGGGATGAGGCGATGAACGGCCCCTTCTCGGCCGACCCTGCCTGAGGATCAGGCCGAGAGTGTCGGATCATCTCCGTCAGATCACCCGCGTCAGCCTGCCAGCGTCAGATCGACAGGCAGGCGGCGCTCGCCGGACGGGCCGGCGGCGGAGATGACGGCGGTGGGTGCGGCGAAGTCCACATCGAGCCGGATGCTGTCCTCGCCCTTCGTCCAGACGAGACCGAGAGCGGAGGGCGACACTTCCTCCAGCGCGAACCCGCCGTCGAAGGCCGGATGCTCGTTCCGCAGCCGCATCAGCGCCAAGAGGCTGCGCACCAACGGGGTCTCCAGCGCCTGATCCAGCTCCTCCGGCTGGTAGTAATGCCGGTTGATGTCGCGGCCGACGCGGCTTTTCGCCAGCAATTCCATATCGTTCACGCCGCCGAGCAGGCCGATGTAATAGACCTGCGGGATGCCGGGCGCGAAGAACTGCAGCGCGCGGGCGATGAGATAGTCGGTCTCGTTGCGGCCGAGCGCGTCGAAATAGGTGGAATTGACCTGGTAGAGATCGAGGTTGGAGGCCGCAGCGCCGGTCGCCTGGCGGCTCTGGCCGCCGCTGCGCTCGTGCATGGTTTCCACCAGCCGGTCGATCGCGGCAGGTTTCAGCAGGCCTGGACGTCCGTCGCTATGCGCGCCGACATCGATCACGCCGATGCCGTCATGCGTATCGAGCACCGTGATGCAATTGCGCGGGCTGATCTTCAGCCATTCCGCGAGCGGGCCGGCCTCGCCGGAGTAAAGCGCGTGCAGCACCAGCGGCGGCAGCGCGAAATCATAGACCCGGTCGACCTTGCGGGCGATCTCGATCTGGTCGCGATAATAGGAGTGGATTTCGACCAGCACTTCCATGCCGAGCGCGCGGGCCTTGTCGGCGAGTTCGGAAAGGAAGGCATAGGTTTCCGGGATCATGAAGCAGCTGGTGCCGGGCTTCTTGATCGCATAGCCGGCGGCGTCGAGGCGCAGCGCCGTCACGCCGGATTGCGAGAAGCGCTCGAGAATGGCGTCGAGATAGGCAGCCCCCTTTTCCGAGAAGACGTCGATATCGACCTGTTGCGGGGTGAAGGTGGTCCAGAGCATGCGCTGCGTGCCATCGCCGAGCGTCGTCTTGGTGAAGGGCAGGCCGGGGCGCGGGCGATAGATGGACAGGAGATCGGCCTCCGTCGCGCCGTTCGGGAAGACCTTGCCATAGGTCATGAACATATCCGCAAAATCGGATGCGGCGCCCTTGGCAAGGAAATCCCGGAACGAGGGGCTGTCTGCCGAGACATGGTTGACGATGAGATCGGCCATGATCTCCACCGACTGCGACAGGGCCTTCACGTTCTCCCAGGTGCCGAGACGCGGATCGACAAGCGTGTGATCGACCGGATCGAAGCCGGCATCCGCGCCGTCGATCGGCAGGAAGAAGGGCAGGGGGTGCACGCCCCCGAAGGCGCCCTTGAGCTTGCCATCCAGAAGATGCTTGAGATCGGCGAACCCACCGGCGGTCAGGCGGTCGACATAGGTGATCAGCTGCACTTTGTTTTTCATGAGGTCCTCTCGAAACACTGAGGCGGTGATATCCCAAAGCGCTTTGGATTGCCAGCGTGGTCATCGTCATTGTCTGTTTTAGTAAATTCGTGCGCCCGTTGTCGCAGGCGGTCGCAGTGCATATGTGTAGGGCGGTACCGCAACGAGGGATGAGGGCATGCGCGACAGTCTGACCGGTTTCTTCCAGTCGATCCGGCAGGGGTTGTCCCGCCTCAGCGGCTGGCTTTCGACCACGCTCCTGCGGCCCTTCAGGGCCAGCGGCGGCTGGATCGTCAAGGGTCCGCTCATCGCCATCATCCTGCTGTTTGCCGGCCTTTACGGCTATTTCTTCTGGCAGACCCAGGCCTGGACCAATTTCGACCCCGATTATCCCGCCCACTACAATTTCGCTGCCCGCAAGCTCGATGCCGGCCTGCCTGTCCCAGCGCCAGATGGTCAGGCGGCAGGAGGTGCGGTGGCGAATGGGCAGGGAGCGACGGGGCAGGGGGCGACGGGGCAGGCAGCAGCCCCGGCGGCGCCGGTCTGCCAGCGGTCCGGCATCGTCGACGTGACGAGCGATCTCATCGCCTTCAACGTCGACGAGAACGCCTGGATCTCCTCCATGCTGCTCTACAAGGCCGGTTTCTTCGGCCTCGATTGGGATTCGACGCCGTTTCTCGACAACAAGGCGTCGTTCCAGCGCGGCGTGAACCAGGCCATCCGTCGCACGACGGTGGAACTGGTCGATTCGCTCGGCCGGGTGCGCGGCACCTCCGGCATCGACACGAACTTGCAGGGCGCCCGCTCCAACATGCAGTTCGACGAAGGCTCCTGGTATTTCGGGCTCGATCCCTTCGGCCCCAAGACGCCGACGCCCAGCTATTACCGCTCCGCCATGCGCGACCTGCAGGCCTTCAACACGACGCTTGCGGCCTGCAACGCCACCTTCGATGCACGGGCCGACAATCTGATCGAATTTCTGGACCGCATTTCGAACGACATCGGCTCCACCTCCGCCATGATCCGCGAGCGTTCGGAAAACCACAATGGCGGCTGGTTCGATACGCGGGCGGACGACCGTTTCTGGTTCGCCTATGGCCAGCTCTACGGTTATTACGGCATCATGGCCGCTGCCGGCGCCGATTTCGACGCGGTCATCACCCAGCGCGGCCTGGCTCCGATCTGGGGCGAGAGCCTGAAGCAGCTGCGCGCAGCGCTGCGCATCCAGCCGGCCATCATCTCCAACGGCCGTGAGGACGGCTGGATCATGCCCACCCACCTCGCCACCATGGGCTTCTACATCCTGCGCGTCCGCTCCAACCTGGTGGAGATGCGGGATATTCTTGCGCGATAGGCGTCGCGTTTCGGAGCAAAGACCCCCTCTGGCCTGCCGGCCATCTCCCCCACAAGGGGGGAGAGACCCAGCCGCGCCCGCGCTGCCCATAAAGCGAGCCATGCAAGCGCTTGAGATATTCGATTTTTAAAGATGGGGAGCGAAGGTCATGCCCCACGGTCTCTCCCCCCTTGTGGGGGAGATGGCCGGCAGGCCAGAGGGGGTTTTGGGGCAGGCGGGCTCCGAAGATCCTCCGTCACCAGTCACCGGCAGTAGCGATACCCCCCGCGCCGCTGCAGCACGTCGAA
This region includes:
- a CDS encoding HugZ family protein, coding for MSNSPSVYQEPNAEAIALARRLLRSARFGSLAVLEPDDGGFPHASRVALGMDIDGVPVTLVSGLAAHTRALHHDPRCSLLVGEVGKGDPLAHPRMSLRCRAHLVEGDSPSHHMLRARYLRRHPKAQLYVDLPDFRFFRLLPVAASLNGGFGRAYQIDPHFLQITSPARQSLAAKEQDQLDILNMSVSDIPRRLATLQIKKTSGQWTVVGLDAAGLDLASKDQFLRVEFNHELASVDELASELHKLYG
- the choV gene encoding choline ABC transporter ATP-binding protein, with the translated sequence MSEAVSFRNVDIVFGNKPDRALSLIDQGRTRDEIGAATGLVLGVADATLSIREGEILVLMGLSGSGKSTLLRAVNGLAPVVRGQVEVRTPNGPINPYTAGPKALRDFRMHTVSMVFQQFALLPWRTVEDNVGFGLELAGVSEAERKRRVGEQLELVNLAKWSKRKVQELSGGMQQRVGLARAFATGAPILLMDEPFSALDPLIRTRLQDELLEFQRRLKKTILFVSHDLDEAFRIGNRIAIMESGRIIQCGTPREIVRNPANSYVADFVQHMNPIAMLTASDVMRPGAPRPDMAAGVTGTAQPETPLVAVLDAMTSHPGAIGVVENGMMIGTITAQNILEGLTQHRNRPV
- the choW gene encoding choline ABC transporter permease subunit, whose product is MDFLTGYRVPIGMGAKAFVDWLTTHFSLFFDQLSAFLASVVAGILVVLQTPHPLIVVALVTALSFWLRRSIGVALFTLFGLLLIINQGYWKETTETLALVLAASAVSMAVGIPLGIAAARRPWFYAFLRPVLDLMQTIPTFVYLIPALILFGLGMVPGLIATVIFAIPAPIRLTRLGIISTPPALVEAAVSFGATSSQVLRKIELPFAAPQIMAGLTQTIMLSLSMVVIAALVGANGLGVPVLRALNTVNVAKGFEAGLCIVILAIILDRLFRVADEGEGA
- a CDS encoding choline ABC transporter substrate-binding protein, translating into MTRAFTQTLLLTTAFAASALTGTAALAADPESCATVRFSDVGWTDITATTATTAVIVEALGYTPDIKVLSVPVTYQSLKNKDIDVFLGNWMPAQQKDVQPYLDDKSVESLGANLEGAKYTLATNAKGAELGIKDFSDIGKHKDELDGKIYGIEPGNDGNRLVMTLIEKNEMGMGGLEVVESSEQGMLAQVARAEKDQKPVVFLGWAPHPMNSSFQMTYLTGGDSTFGPNFGGATVYTNTRAGFVQECPNIGKLISQLKFTLDMENHIMGKILNDGEDPKQAGTEWLKANPDVLAPWLAGVTTMDGKDGLAAVKEKLGV
- a CDS encoding thymidine kinase, translating into MAKLYFHYATMNAGKSTMLLQASYNYQERGMRVAVFIAAFDERAGRGKISSRIGLSADAMPFHAEDDLFAIVTRLHAEEPIACVFVDEAQFLTEAQVWELARIADRLGVPVMTYGLRTDFQGKLFPASQTLLAIADEMREVRTICHCGRKATMVVRLGPDGEVAHEGAQIEIGGNEKYVSLCRRHWDEAMNGPFSADPA
- the gtfA gene encoding sucrose phosphorylase → MKNKVQLITYVDRLTAGGFADLKHLLDGKLKGAFGGVHPLPFFLPIDGADAGFDPVDHTLVDPRLGTWENVKALSQSVEIMADLIVNHVSADSPSFRDFLAKGAASDFADMFMTYGKVFPNGATEADLLSIYRPRPGLPFTKTTLGDGTQRMLWTTFTPQQVDIDVFSEKGAAYLDAILERFSQSGVTALRLDAAGYAIKKPGTSCFMIPETYAFLSELADKARALGMEVLVEIHSYYRDQIEIARKVDRVYDFALPPLVLHALYSGEAGPLAEWLKISPRNCITVLDTHDGIGVIDVGAHSDGRPGLLKPAAIDRLVETMHERSGGQSRQATGAAASNLDLYQVNSTYFDALGRNETDYLIARALQFFAPGIPQVYYIGLLGGVNDMELLAKSRVGRDINRHYYQPEELDQALETPLVRSLLALMRLRNEHPAFDGGFALEEVSPSALGLVWTKGEDSIRLDVDFAAPTAVISAAGPSGERRLPVDLTLAG
- a CDS encoding DUF2333 family protein, which translates into the protein MRDSLTGFFQSIRQGLSRLSGWLSTTLLRPFRASGGWIVKGPLIAIILLFAGLYGYFFWQTQAWTNFDPDYPAHYNFAARKLDAGLPVPAPDGQAAGGAVANGQGATGQGATGQAAAPAAPVCQRSGIVDVTSDLIAFNVDENAWISSMLLYKAGFFGLDWDSTPFLDNKASFQRGVNQAIRRTTVELVDSLGRVRGTSGIDTNLQGARSNMQFDEGSWYFGLDPFGPKTPTPSYYRSAMRDLQAFNTTLAACNATFDARADNLIEFLDRISNDIGSTSAMIRERSENHNGGWFDTRADDRFWFAYGQLYGYYGIMAAAGADFDAVITQRGLAPIWGESLKQLRAALRIQPAIISNGREDGWIMPTHLATMGFYILRVRSNLVEMRDILAR